A genomic segment from Aspergillus puulaauensis MK2 DNA, chromosome 1, nearly complete sequence encodes:
- the cyp1 gene encoding putative peptidyl prolyl cis-trans isomerase (CypC) (COG:O;~EggNog:ENOG410PMZB;~InterPro:IPR024936,IPR029000,IPR020892,IPR002130;~PFAM:PF00160;~go_function: GO:0003755 - peptidyl-prolyl cis-trans isomerase activity [Evidence IEA];~go_process: GO:0000413 - protein peptidyl-prolyl isomerization [Evidence IEA];~go_process: GO:0006457 - protein folding [Evidence IEA]), translating into MATGVTFDTSMGSFTVELYDSHAPKTCKNFATLAQRGYYNNVIFHRIIPNFMVQTGDPTGTGRGGSSIYGEKFEDEIRSDLKHTGAGILSMANSGPNTNGSQFFVTLAPTPWLDGKHTIFGRVKSGMRIIQRMGLVKTNNEDRPMDEVKILRARIVEEGNEE; encoded by the exons ATGGCAACAGGCGTGACATTTGACACGAGCATG GGCTCATTTACTGTCGAGCTCTACGACTCGCATGCTCCCAAG ACGTGCAAAAATTTTGCGACGCTCGCACAGCGCGGTTACTATAATAATGTCATATTTCACCGCATCATACCCAACTTCATGGTCCAGACTGGCGACCCTACCGGCActgggaggggaggaagttCTATCTACGGCGAGAAATTTGAAGACGAGATTCGCTCAGACCTGAAACATACTGGAGCAGGGATATTGAGCATGGCAAATAGCGGGCCCAATACCAATGGGAGTCAGTTTTTCGTCACATTGGCGCCGACTCCCTGGCTCGACGGAAAACATACAATATTCGGTCGCGTAAAGAGTGGGATGAGGATAATCCAGCGCATGGGGCTTGTGAAAACGAACAACGAGGACCGGCCGATGGACGAGGTCAAGATCCTGCGCGCCAGGATTGTGGAAGAAGGGAACGAAGAGTGA
- a CDS encoding aspartic endopeptidase (BUSCO:EOG09263S2P;~COG:U;~EggNog:ENOG410PIHA;~InterPro:IPR006639,IPR007369;~MEROPS:MER0052372;~PFAM:PF04258;~TransMembrane:10 (i27-47o92-110i117-138o196-215i236-253o259-276i288-310o330-354i421-443o449-467i);~go_component: GO:0016021 - integral component of membrane [Evidence IEA];~go_function: GO:0004190 - aspartic-type endopeptidase activity [Evidence IEA]): MAEVSPLAELLGQALYQFTLVKPMLPTYGHVIASALFLIYIGAHASLSRPNSAAKPPKSDKDAQSESEEDEDEDEECQNDDNKKEGLSPGDAIMFPLTAGATLGGLYLIIKWKGADLLNKILGFYFSQIGIFFAMAFVKDALSVLRSFVFPRKYASGGRTWKPRPSERIFSVMTSSDASRANDVRQSPLPGVFGSIPLPIFVLKGLWACRAALYWRAKLRVHIHRIIHFESSLSTMDILSAILSLPAVAYFAFISKPWWLTNFLGFSFCYGSLQLMSPSTFVTGSLILSSLFFYDIYFVYFTPLMVTVATKLDVPVKLLFPRPSDPTDPAGAVSLSMLGLGDIVIPGMMMGLALRFDLYLYYKAKGVLKSRLESEDSGVIKPTYQSATGGWGERFWAPEARSSESEMEPPYRDARSFPKTYFKASIVGYALGMTSTLAVMHIFHHAQPALLYLVPGVVLSLWGTALVKGQIREMWEFNDSEDEGEDEDADKKNSESGQKNREPSSDKSRGLFARIFSSPSNGNESKNSDKVSDKKDDADETPEGKAGKTEKESETDDKGKPQSDGNNDNPKKLDLFSVSIYVPRKAGSRKFESKGDTAESAPDDERCYVGVGKQDNEPPTKRRRRSPRIAASPHK; the protein is encoded by the coding sequence ATGGCTGAGGTCAGTCCACTCGCAGAGCTCCTGGGGCAGGCGCTGTACCAATTCACACTCGTGAAACCGATGTTGCCAACTTACGGGCATGTGATTGCATCGGCGCTGTTTCTGATATATATCGGAGCTCATGCCTCACTCTCGAGGCCAAACTCGGCTGCCAAACCTCCTAAATCTGACAAAGATGCCCAGAGCGAGtcagaggaagatgaagacgaagatgaagaatgcCAAAACGACGACAATAAAAAGGAGGGACTCTCACCCGGTGATGCTATAATGTTTCCCTTGACCGCTGGTGCTACCCTTGGTGGCCTATATCTGATCATCAAATGGAAGGGAGCCGACCTCTTGAACAAAATACTCGGGTTTTATTTCTCTCAAATAGGTATATTCTTCGCCATGGCTTTTGTGAAAGATGCCCTCTCAGTTTTGaggtcttttgtctttcCGCGCAAGTATGCATCCGGTGGGCGGACTTGGAAACCTAGACCGTCCGAACGCATCTTCTCAGTCATGACCAGTTCAGATGCTTCAAGGGCAAATGATGTGCGGCAGTCGCCTTTACCAGGAGTATTCGGCTCAATTCCATTGCCTATATTTGTCCTGAAGGGACTCTGGGCCTGCCGCGCGGCACTCTATTGGCGTGCGAAGCTTCGTGTCCATATACATCGCATTATCCATTTCGAATCCTCATTGAGCACCATGGATATCCTAAGTGCCATTTTATCTTTACCTGCGGTGGCCTACTTCGCGTTTATTTCAAAACCATGGTGGTTAACCAACTTTCTCGGATTCTCTTTCTGCTATGGTAGTTTGCAGTTGATGTCACCATCTACCTTCGTCACCGGCTCTCTCATTCTGAGCTCGCTTTTCTTCTACGATATCTACTTTGTTTACTTCACCCCTTTGATGGTTACAGTCGCAACAAAACTCGATGTTCCAGTCAAACTCTTGTTTCCTCGTCCGTCAGATCCTACTGACCCCGCTGGTGCTGTTTCTTTGTCGATGTTGGGATTAGGTGACATTGTTATCCCAGGCATGATGATGGGACTGGCCCTACGATTCGATCTCTATCTTTACTACAAGGCGAAAGGCGTCCTAAAATCACGGTTAGAGAGCGAAGACTCGGGGGTCATCAAGCCAACCTATCAGTCAGCTACgggaggatggggagagcGGTTCTGGGCACCAGAAGCCCGTTCAAGTGAATCTGAAATGGAGCCCCCCTATCGCGATGCCCGATCCTTTCCCAAGACGTACTTCAAGGCCAGCATTGTTGGGTACGCGCTTGGAATGACCTCAACTCTTGCTGTTATGCATATTTTTCACCACGCACAGCCGGCGCTCTTGTACTTGGTTCCAGGAGTAGTACTCTCATTATGGGGAACTGCCTTGGTTAAAGGTCAAATTCGCGAAATGTGGGAATTCAACGATtccgaagatgaaggtgaagacgaagacgcgGACAAGAAGAATAGCGAAAGCGGCCAGAAAAACCGGGAGCCATCCTCAGACAAAAGCCGGGGACTCTTCGCTCGTATTTTTTCCAGCCCCAGTAACGGCAACGAGTCCAAGAACTCCGACAAAGTTTCTGACAAAAAGGATGACGCCGATGAGACCCCAGAGGGAAAAGCTGGTAAGACCGAGAAGGAATCCGAAACCGATGACAAGGGAAAGCCGCAGTCAGATGGTAACAATGACAATCCCAAGAAGCTGGATCTATTTTCAGTATCAATCTATGTCCCTCGCAAGGCAGGATCAAGGAAATTCGAATCTAAAGGGGATACTGCTGAGTCTGCTCCCGACGACGAACGCTGTTACGTTGGCGTCGGTAAACAGGACAACGAGCCCCCTACCAAAAGGCGACGGCGGAGTCCTAGGATAGCAGCATCTCCTCATAAATGA
- a CDS encoding 3' exoribonuclease family protein (COG:J;~EggNog:ENOG410PKH7;~InterPro:IPR033196,IPR020568,IPR027408,IPR001247, IPR036345;~PFAM:PF01138;~go_component: GO:0000178 - exosome (RNase complex) [Evidence IEA];~go_process: GO:0006396 - RNA processing [Evidence IEA];~go_process: GO:0006401 - RNA catabolic process [Evidence IEA]), whose product MASTTTTSAPQSAPPSLALPPSQFARLQPHAYLLAHLSPPASSQQPSIRANGRAPSQFRVTSANTGSLTHTNGSAVVRLGDTTAVCGVKAEILHTEDIASWSVSHSSSSDSNKRRKFTNPADKPGEDREDGSKEDEEEENSYIEDFSLLVPNLSLSTGCAPGFTPGAPPAALTQSLSHQILSLLHSSRLVRPEDLQIWYDRPNLGPEDLERHNEDEQMDVDVEKQPGEDTLQAREIKAFWVLYIDIMIISLAGNPFDAAWTAVLAALRGTKLPRAWWDVDNETVVCSDLVSEARKLSLRGLPVASSFGVFEADAAAGWRAVIIPDAEEEKQLAESDRKGIQRRWILADPDGYEEGLAAERVSFVVDKNPDNGKVTIVKMEKNGGLSVDRKELKALVDVSARRWEDINQILGRC is encoded by the coding sequence ATGGCATCAACCACTACAACATCAGCGCCACAGTCCGCGCCGCCATCTCTCGCGCTCCCACCCTCCCAGTTCGCCCGACTCCAACCACATGCCTACCTTCTCGCCCACCTCTCACCCCCCGCATCGAGCCAACAGCCTTCAATTCGAGCCAATGGTCGCGCTCCTTCACAGTTCCGTGTCACATCCGCAAACACAGGTTCGCTAACACATACAAATGGGAGCGCCGTGGTGCGACTCGGCGACACCACGGCCGTGTGCGGTGTAAAAGCGGAGATCCTACATACAGAAGATATTGCCTCATGGAGTGTCTCGCACTCATCGTCCTCCGACTCAAACAAACGACGGAAATTTACGAACCCAGCCGACAAGCCTGGTGAAGATCGCGAAGATGGGTCaaaggaagacgaagaggaggagaactCGTACATCGAAGACTTTAGTTTACTCGTGCCCAACCTCTCTTTGAGCACTGGATGCGCGCCAGGATTCACACCTGGCGCACCTCCTGCCGCTCTAACCCAGTCTCTATCGCATCAGATCCTCTCATTACTGCACAGCTCCCGCCTAGTCCGCCCCGAGGATCTGCAAATATGGTACGATCGACCAAATCTAGGaccagaagatctggagCGTCATAATGAGGATGAACAGATGGATGTGGACGTTGAAAAGCAACCGGGCGAGGATACTCTACAGGCGCGTGAGATTAAGGCGTTCTGGGTCCTCTACATAGATATCATGATTATTTCTCTGGCAGGGAACCCATTCGATGCAGCTTGGACAGCTGTTCTAGCCGCTCTCCGTGGTACGAAACTGCCGCGTGCATGGTGGGATGTTGATAATGAAACGGTAGTGTGTTCGGATCTCGTTTCGGAAGCTCGCAAGCTATCGCTGCGGGGTCTACCTGTCGCTAGCTCCTTTGGTGTCTTCGAGGCAGATGCCGCGGCTGGTTGGAGAGCGGTTATCATCCCCGACgctgaagaggagaaacAATTAGCGGAGAGTGACAGGAAAGGTATTCAAAGGAGATGGATTTTGGCTGACCCTGACGGTTACGAAGAAGGGTTAGCTGCTGAACGAGTGAGCTTTGTTGTTGATAAAAACCCAGATAACGGCAAGGTTACCATCGTAAAGATGGAAAAGAACGGTGGGCTCTCTGTTGATAGGAAAGAGTTGAAGGCGTTAGTGGACGTATCCGCTCGGAGGTGGGAGGATATCAACCAAATTCTTGGACGatgttag
- a CDS encoding putative metalloreductase transmembrane component (COG:P,Q;~EggNog:ENOG410PK0W;~InterPro:IPR017938,IPR017927,IPR013130,IPR013121, IPR039261,IPR013112;~PFAM:PF08022,PF01794,PF08030;~TransMembrane:8 (o44-62i151-175o195-213i233-253o273-297i304-324o330-351i478-495o);~go_function: GO:0016491 - oxidoreductase activity [Evidence IEA];~go_process: GO:0055114 - oxidation-reduction process [Evidence IEA]) yields the protein MSSWDRVASLVKRIKFPTDAPYDDAILAERQRDSWTEAGKYGRGWIYFSLVLLAMTTAIRFYHTWSDRIRIAVHKEKPQAGFQSPQDEYELPSAATDSSTTLFFPPPDTVHNKKRQASPTSTISPLNKVIALARWVFYRSLPEIRVGRYRIIFPSLGASVIILAALIFITLYTFIPQPFYYSTIRVGSPPLAIRAGMLAVAMVPWIVAMSTRVNFISMLTGVGHERLNVLHRWAGYICLFLSLIHTIPFYITPVWEDGLALSVYQMYLQPRNIYVYGTGVAALVPLAFLCVHSLPIVRDWMYELFLKVHLPVSIIFVAMLFWHTKNFLSSWAYLWSTLVIFLLSYVLRLFYLNWTNPLRLSFMIGEDSAVTILPQNAIKVTVPTQVRWSPGQYVYLRMPGVAFFQNHPFTIASLCSGDLPSAYGEEYRDLALVFRPFRGFTRSVLRKSAEHGPFKTWTAFLEGPYGGMRRQMAAFDDVIFFAGGSGITAIASHLLDLIKKMREGKAVTRSVRVIWALRDPESIDWFKEELRICRDHAPFNTVHCYFFLTGAKDDHGNPFQVQDQQLYRDMVQEKIYDTLQDIEKRSSAYIREEAAGDEEREKELRRENEDTLTALPRAYTANLPRSPSYQPPMQNTGFSPYQSPHQTPYQTPYQSPYQSQQPQFQQYIHQPQQFASVSPETPTNIPFDFGFGQNPTQFQQQMPTKEQPQLTIQTIPPAPARPNPRFASLPLQKRNGWKIEYMRPDVPKMLNDFSKTFGRRTCVYVCGPPSLRMDVSDAVARLQSLVLTDSSKDEIFLHAENYNI from the coding sequence ATGTCCTCTTGGGATCGAGTTGCTTCCCTAGTGAAGCGCATTAAATTCCCTACCGACGCGCCTTATGATGATGCGATACTCGCTGAACGCCAACGAGATTCATGGACCGAAGCTGGAAAGTATGGGAGAGGCTGGATATATTTCTCGCTGGTGCTGCTAGCTATGACAACCGCAATTCGATTTTACCATACATGGAGCGACCGAATTAGAATCGCTGTACACAAGGAGAAACCGCAGGCAGGTTTTCAGTCGCCTCAGGATGAATATGAGCTTCCAAGCGCTGCCACCGATAGCTCGACTACACTTTTTTTCCCGCCTCCAGATACTGTCCATAATAAGAAGCGGCAGGCGTCGCCTACTTCAACCATTTCCCCGCTCAATAAAGTCATCGCACTCGCGCGCTGGGTTTTTTATCGATCGCTTCCAGAGATTCGAGTAGGGAGATACCGAATTATTTTCCCATCGCTGGGTGCTTCGGTGATCATCCTTGCGGCATTAATCTTTATTACACTATATACCTTCATTCCGCAGCCGTTCTACTACTCGACTATCAGGGTTGGATCTCCGCCCCTGGCTATCCGCGCGGGAATGCTAGCAGTCGCAATGGTTCCGTGGATTGTGGCCATGAGCACAAGGGTGAATTTTATCAGTATGCTGACTGGCGTCGGCCATGAGAGATTGAATGTCCTTCATCGCTGGGCTGGCTATATTTGCCTATTCCTGAGCCTGATCCACACGATTCCTTTTTACATCACTCCCGTCTGGGAAGATGGGCTTGCTTTGTCAGTATATCAAATGTACCTCCAACCACGGAACATATACGTATATGGAACTGGTGTGGCGGCACTCGTGCCCCTTGCATTTCTGTGTGTTCACTCACTGCCAATTGTGAGGGACTGGATGTATGAGCTGTTTTTGAAAGTTCACCTCCCTGtgtccatcatcttcgtcgccatGCTTTTCTGGCACACGAAAAACTTTCTATCCTCGTGGGCTTACTTGTGGTCTACACTTGTAATCTTCCTTCTTTCATACGTTTTGAGATTGTTTTACCTCAACTGGACCAATCCTCTGCGATTATCCTTCATGATTGGAGAAGATTCCGCGGTCACTATTTTACCACAGAACGCCATTAAAGTTACGGTTCCCACCCAGGTGAGGTGGAGTCCTGGACAGTACGTGTACCTACGTATGCCTGGAGTTGCGTTCTTCCAGAATCATCCTTTCACCATCGCCTCTCTTTGCAGCGGCGATTTGCCGTCCGCATATGGCGAGGAATATCGCGACCTGGCTCTTGTATTTAGACCTTTTCGTGGTTTCACGCGGAGTGTGTTGCGCAAAAGTGCCGAACATGGTCCGTTCAAGACATGGACTGCCTTCCTTGAAGGGCCTTATGGAGGTATGCGGCGACAGATGGCAGCTTTCGACGAcgtgatcttcttcgccggcggcAGTGGCATCACAGCAATTGCAAGCCACCTGCTCGATCTGATTAAGAAGATGCGTGAGGGTAAGGCTGTCACGAGATCAGTTCGAGTTATCTGGGCCTTGAGAGATCCAGAGTCCATTGACTGGTTCAAAGAAGAGCTGCGTATCTGCAGGGACCATGCACCTTTCAATACAGTGCATTGTTACTTCTTCCTGACAGGGGCCAAGGATGACCATGGAAACCCATTTCAGGTACAAGACCAACAACTCTACCGCGACATGGTGCAGGAGAAAATCTACGATACGCTAcaggatatcgagaagcgCAGTTCAGCATACATCCGCGAGGAAGCTGCCGGAGACGAGGAGCGAGAGAAAGAATTGCGCCGAGAAAATGAAGACACTCTCACTGCCCTCCCACGCGCCTATACCGCAAACTTGCCGCGGTCTCCAAGCTACCAACCCCCTATGCAGAACACCGGTTTTTCGCCATACCAATCTCCGCACCAAACTCCTTACCAAACACCATATCAGTCTCCCTATCAGTCCCAGCAACCCCAGTTCCAACAGTACATacaccagccccagcagtTCGCCTCCGTATCCCCTGAAACCCCTACGAACATCCCCTtcgacttcggcttcggtcAGAATCCAACCCAGTTCCAGCAGCAGATGCCAACAAAAGAGCAACCGCAACTCACAATTCAAACCATCCCACCCGCCCCCGCTCGACCCAACCCACGTTTCGCATCTCTACCTCTGCAAAAACGCAACGGATGGAAAATCGAGTACATGCGCCCAGACGTTCCTAAGATGCTCAACGATTTCTCCAAGACATTTGGCCGTCGGACTTGTGTCTATGTCTGCGGTCCTCCGAGTTTGCGAATGGATGTTTCGGATGCGGTTGCCAGATTGCAGTCTTTGGTCCTCACGGATTCTTCCAAGGACGAGATATTCCTGCACGCCGAGAACTATAATATCTGA
- the MRS6 gene encoding putative Rab geranylgeranyl transferase escort protein (COG:O;~EggNog:ENOG410PGJ6;~InterPro:IPR018203,IPR017230,IPR036188;~PFAM:PF00996;~go_function: GO:0005092 - GDP-dissociation inhibitor activity [Evidence IEA];~go_process: GO:0007264 - small GTPase mediated signal transduction [Evidence IEA]), translating into MESLEETQWDVTISGTGIAQSLLALALSRSGKKILHVDKNPYYGGPEAALSLQEAEDWALEVNKDTTHLPFEDATVFTPGPSGSGSGLSSSRTYTLSLSPQVIYSRSQLVPTLVSSKVYRQLEFQAVGSWWIYKPTTDRAKDLYRVPSSREDVFADDFISMKSKRTLMRFLRHLGQNQLNRESPVEEQSTLVDEDSAKPLSEYLTSKFQVPPELYDPLLSLSLSQAPRQGTVAQYAVPRIQRHLTSIGVFGPGFGSVLVKWGGGSEISQVGCRALAVGGGIYVLNSGIESLSQAEQNGADDSRAQLRLLSGEAISTKWVVGSDWDFPPESQTAGDYDKVSRSISIVSSSLAGLFPVTAEGGPIPAGAVVVFPAESLGLTDESPSVYISVHSSETAECPTGQSVLYGSVSIPGQQGQSLIESAVEKLLQSGAEPAGRVLWSLRYTQLGRAAVGGETRPANVVSGNVIRFPAPSLDLAFDDSTIDLVKDAWTTIMGDEASSEEFMKFEDREAYDDDE; encoded by the exons ATGGAGTCACTGGAGGAGACCCAGTGGGATGTGACAATCTCTGGTACTGGCATTGCCCAGTCACTTCTAGCTTT AGCTCTTTCTCGGTCAGGTAAAAAGATACTTCATGTTGATAAAAATCCATATTATGGTGGCCCAGAAGCCGCCCTGAGCCtccaagaagctgaagactGGGCTTTGGAGGTAAACAAAG ATACCACTCATCTCCCATTTGAGGATGCTACTGTCTTTACACCGGGCCCATCTGGGTCAGGTTCGGGATTGTCTTCCTCTAGGACTTATACACTCTCCTTGTCGCCACAAGTTATATACTCCAGGTCTCAATTGGTGCCGACTTTGGTGTCATCCAAGGTCTATCGTCAGCTTGAATTTCAAGCCGTTGGGAGTTGGTGGATATATAAGCCAACGACTGACAGGGCCAAGGATCTATACAGAGTTCCTAGCAGTCGTGAGGATGTCTTTGCGGATGACTTTATAAGCATGAAGTCAAAGAGAACCCTCATGAGATTTCTTCGGCATCTCGGCCAAAATCAGTTGAACCGGGAGTCACCAGTTGAAGAGCAATCAACTCTGGTAGACGAGGATTCGGCCAAGCCTCTTTCGGAATACCTTACCTCGAAGTTTCAGGTTCCACCGGAGCTTTACGATCCCCTACTCTCGCTCTCCTTATCACAAGCCCCACGACAGGGAACTGTAGCCCAATATGCTGTTCCGCGCATCCAAAGGCACTTGACGTCAATCGGGGTCTTTGGCCCAGGATTCGGAAGTGTTTTAGTGAAATGGGGTGGTGGATCCGAAATTTCCCAAGTGGGATGTCGCGCTCTTGCTGTTGGCGGCGGTATATACGTCTTGAATTCTGGGATTGAGTCGTTGAGCCAAGCCGAGCAAAACGGGGCCGACGATTCACGCGCTCAGTTGAGATTACTCAGCGGTGAAGCCATCTCTACAAAGTGGGTGGTTGGATCTGACTGGGATTTCCCCCCAGAGAGCCAAACCGCGGGTGATTACGATAAAGTCTCACGATCGATTTCAATCGTATCATCGTCCTTGGCAGGTTTATTCCCAGTCACGGCAGAGGGTGGTCCGATCCCTGCTGGGGCCGTTGTAGTATTTCCGGCAGAATCACTCGGTCTTACTGACGAATCTCCCTCTGTTTACATATCCGTCCACTCTAGCGAAACTGCCGAGTGCCCGACAGGCCAAA GTGTTTTGTACGGTAGTGTCAGCATCCCGGGACAGCAAGGGCAATCCTTGATTGAAAGTGCCGTAGAGAAACTCCTCCAGTCCGGTGCGGAGCCGGCTGGCAGGGTATTATGGTCCCTCCGTTACACCCAGCTTGGACGAGCAGCCGTTGGGGGTGAAACACGCCCCGCCAACGTCGTGTCCGGCAACGTCATTCGGTTCCCTGCGCCGAGCCTAGACCTTGCCTTCGACGATTCCACCATCGATCTGGTGAAGGACGCCTGGACCACCATCATGGGAGACGAGGCTTCTTCCGAAGAGTTTATGAAGTTCGAGGATCGTGAGGCTtacgatgatgatgaatgA
- a CDS encoding BRcat and Rcat domain-containing protein (COG:O;~EggNog:ENOG410PQSA;~InterPro:IPR001841,IPR002867,IPR031127,IPR044066, IPR013083;~PFAM:PF01485;~go_function: GO:0004842 - ubiquitin-protein transferase activity [Evidence IEA];~go_process: GO:0016567 - protein ubiquitination [Evidence IEA]) has translation MMVAFGEGRQRSWELSINAALNDTSAPSSLGLSTEADVISPLTPVVRREPFPTPGTHGTTARQREDSLPNTVCDISPLDPSESWDDGLWSDATTAGAVLSLLHKEPPDSLSRTSPIGEQTGRISRITCSVCLEVLEPHRYPETPIAAGCDHTSISGTHMCTICLSRSLDAQFSISRSALLACPLCHAQLSDEEVERWASTPTFLAYDMARTWRILEQDVEFVMCINPDCSSGQLHAGGLENPVVACRACGTRTCFNHRTAPWHDGLTCAEYETTDYQSAINDNPITGPLDIQRVDDARQERPLSDEFLSQRTIQETTRACPECHAATERAGGCKHMRCGMCLGEWCWDCGNYWQQGHLGVDCLTSHISE, from the exons ATGATGGTCGCGTTTGGTGAAGGTCGACAGAGAAGTTGGGAACTGTCCATCAATGCTGCCTTGAACGATACTTCTGCGCCCTCAAGCTTGGGACTATCGACCGAAGCTGATGTTATCTCTCCATTAACTCCTGTCGTTCGTCGTGAACCGTTTCCCACACCAGGCACGCATGGCACAACGGCTCGCCAGAGGGAAGACAGTCTTCCAAACACAGTCTGTGATATCTCTCCTCTAGACCCCAGCGAATCGTGGGATGATGGCCTCTGGAGCGACGCTACAACTGCTGGTGCGGTGCTTTCTCTGCTTCATAAGGAACCACCGGACTCTCTATCCAGAACTTCTCCCATCGGCGAGCAAACTGGACGCATCTCACGCATAACATGCTCTGTGTGCCTCGAGGTCCTCGAACCCCACCGTTATCCAGAAACACCGATAGCTGCTGGGTGTGACCATACATCGATATCTGGTACACATATGTGCACTATCTGTTTGAGCCGCAGTCTCGACGCACAGTTCTCCATATCACGATCAGCGCTATTGGCCTGCCCCCTCTGCCATGCACAACTATCtgacgaagaggttgaacGGTGGGCTAGCACGCCAACATTTCTTGCTTATGATATGGCTCGGACATGGCGAATACTGGAGCAGGATGTGGAATTTGTCATGTGTATCAACCCAGACTGTAGCTCTGGACAGCTGCATGCTGGTGGGTTGGAGAATCCCGTCGTCGCCTGTCGGGCATGTGGTACGCGGACATGCTTCAACCATCGGACTGCGCCCTGGCACGACGGCTTGACCTGTGCAGAGTACGAGACAACCGACTATCAGAGTGCAATAAACGACAACCCGATAACAGGGCCACTGGACATACAAAGAGTGGACGATGCAAGACAAGAGCGGCCTCTATCTGACGAGTTTCTAAGTCAAAGAACCATTCAGGAAACTACTCGTGCGTGTCCTGAATGTCACGCCGCGACAGAAAGGGCAGGGGGTTGCAAACACATGCGAT GCGGAATGTGTTTGGGGGAATGGTGCTGGGACTGTGGCAACTATTGGCAACAAGGGCATCTCGGCGTTGACTGTCTTACATCGCATATTAGCGAATGA